From Deltaproteobacteria bacterium, a single genomic window includes:
- a CDS encoding alpha/beta fold hydrolase — MTQSARQREKSTTVRTEKRNRERIIRARRKRANQAARIVSWLSDKRPVETAQLAELLWSLPRRSERPGREVKWLDSGISQSVPSGMGNLKAWVWGTGPTVLLVHGWDGRGSQLGAFIKPLVDSGHRVVTFDSRGHGDSFGKRASLVSFADAVTAMARHFGPLHGIIAHSFGAAGTMYALRSGLHVPRVVFLGPVNARHGADRFARFLKISPECADIFKGQVEKRMGHTFEILKGTALQNEIRPDLLIYHDEEDLFVPVTDAEEITLKWPDAKLVKTRGLGHHRILRDPNIIDASI, encoded by the coding sequence ATGACCCAATCAGCACGCCAAAGAGAAAAAAGCACGACCGTTCGAACGGAGAAGAGAAACCGTGAACGGATCATCCGGGCGCGCCGTAAACGCGCAAACCAGGCAGCTAGGATTGTAAGTTGGCTCAGTGACAAACGGCCTGTGGAAACCGCCCAACTCGCAGAGCTTTTATGGTCCCTACCGAGACGGAGCGAACGGCCTGGTCGTGAAGTAAAGTGGCTAGATTCGGGTATTTCTCAATCCGTCCCGTCAGGGATGGGAAACCTGAAGGCATGGGTTTGGGGAACAGGTCCGACGGTTCTTTTGGTTCACGGCTGGGACGGGCGCGGTAGCCAACTCGGCGCATTCATAAAGCCGTTGGTCGACTCTGGCCACCGAGTCGTCACATTCGACTCACGTGGTCACGGCGACTCATTCGGTAAACGAGCATCACTCGTCAGCTTTGCCGATGCAGTCACCGCAATGGCGCGACACTTTGGTCCCTTGCACGGAATCATCGCACATTCATTCGGTGCCGCAGGCACGATGTATGCTTTACGCAGTGGTCTTCATGTTCCACGGGTTGTATTTCTCGGTCCCGTCAACGCCAGACATGGTGCAGACAGGTTCGCACGATTTCTAAAAATCAGCCCTGAGTGTGCAGACATTTTTAAGGGCCAAGTTGAAAAGAGAATGGGCCACACCTTTGAAATCCTGAAAGGCACCGCGCTTCAAAATGAGATTCGTCCAGATCTCTTGATTTATCATGATGAAGAGGACCTTTTTGTTCCCGTCACGGATGCAGAGGAAATCACCTTAAAATGGCCTGACGCAAAACTCGTAAAAACCCGGGGGCTCGGTCACCACCGCATTCTTCGAGATCCCAATATCATTGATGCATCCATC
- a CDS encoding TetR/AcrR family transcriptional regulator yields the protein MSKGNQTKQSILEEALRQAGRTGLSGLSIGGLAKDVGMSKSGLFGHFGSKEGLQIAILNQGSSCFISEIVRPAIRMPRGIPRLRGLFQNWLDWSESKEREGGCVFVSSTSEFDDRPGPVREVLASLIADWIVTLRKAAAISVDQGHFRQDVDPDQFAYAMHAYMLEYNVRARLFRDTKARAQATLAFENLLQSSRTLT from the coding sequence ATGAGTAAAGGCAACCAAACCAAACAAAGTATTTTAGAAGAAGCGCTGCGCCAAGCGGGGCGTACCGGATTGAGCGGCCTAAGTATTGGAGGTCTCGCCAAAGATGTTGGCATGTCGAAGAGTGGACTCTTCGGGCACTTTGGCTCCAAAGAAGGTCTTCAGATCGCTATCCTCAACCAGGGCTCAAGTTGCTTTATCAGTGAGATTGTTCGGCCAGCCATCCGGATGCCCCGCGGTATTCCAAGACTAAGAGGACTCTTTCAAAACTGGCTTGATTGGTCGGAAAGTAAAGAGCGTGAAGGTGGTTGTGTGTTTGTTTCAAGCACTTCTGAATTTGATGACCGCCCAGGACCTGTTCGCGAGGTACTGGCCAGCCTCATTGCTGACTGGATTGTAACTTTGCGAAAAGCCGCGGCAATATCTGTGGACCAAGGTCATTTCCGGCAAGATGTTGATCCCGACCAATTCGCCTACGCCATGCACGCTTACATGCTCGAGTACAATGTTCGCGCTCGCCTCTTTCGCGATACCAAGGCGCGAGCACAAGCAACTCTAGCCTTCGAAAACCTCCTCCAGTCCTCCCGCACACTTACGTAA
- a CDS encoding DUF4442 domain-containing protein, giving the protein MADFDASSFPDSLQIPWAKFLGATIAGHSPNTLSLKLDPKPEHLNHTGSVNAPIQWGVGEAAAVSIVLGHILPYLKSTHITVKGATLDYVRPAWGAVIAKAEIEPGAVSEIIEAAKNGNSMDIPVKVTNYDKEERVVMNAQATVAIRPARA; this is encoded by the coding sequence ATGGCCGATTTCGATGCTTCATCCTTCCCGGATTCTCTGCAAATACCTTGGGCAAAGTTCCTCGGAGCAACCATCGCAGGGCATAGCCCCAACACCTTATCCCTTAAGCTGGATCCCAAACCTGAACATTTAAATCATACCGGTTCAGTAAATGCTCCCATTCAATGGGGTGTTGGAGAAGCCGCAGCGGTTAGTATCGTCTTAGGGCACATTCTTCCCTACCTGAAGAGCACACACATTACAGTTAAGGGCGCCACACTCGATTACGTGAGGCCCGCCTGGGGTGCCGTCATCGCCAAAGCAGAAATCGAACCAGGGGCCGTGTCTGAAATCATTGAAGCTGCAAAAAACGGAAACTCGATGGATATCCCCGTCAAAGTCACCAATTACGATAAAGAAGAACGGGTGGTCATGAATGCCCAAGCAACTGTAGCCATACGCCCGGCCCGAGCTTAA